In Pseudonocardia sp. DSM 110487, the sequence TCCTCGGGGCTGGTGGGCACCAGGTCCGGGCTGGTGGGCGCCAGATGCAGCACCACATCGAACCGCCGCCCGGCCAGCGCTGTGCCGACGGGGGTGGTGGTGTAGTCGATGATCCGGTCCGCGCCGTAGGAGCGGACGCGGTCGTGGCTGCGTGGCCCGGCGACCGCGGTCACGGTCGCGCCGGCCTTCGCGGCGAGCTGGACGGCGTAGCCGCCCACCGCGCCGCCCGCGCCGTCGACGAGGACGCTCTGCCCCGGCTTCAGGTCGGCGTGCTCGAACAGCGCCTGCCAGGCCGCCAGCCCGACCGACGGCAGCGCCGCCGCATCGGCGAGCTCGCCCGTGCGCGGGGCGGCGGCGAGCGCCTCAGCGGGCGCGGCGACGTACTCGGCAGCCCCACCGGGCGCGTTCGGCGGCAGGAACGCCACCACCGCGTCGCCGACGCTCCAGCCGCTCACGTCCGCGCCGACCTCGGTGATGACACCGGCCACGTCGTAGTTCGGAACGTGCGGGAGTGCCACCGGGAACACCTCCGCCAGCTTGCCCGCGCGGATCGCGGCGTCCAGCAAGTTGAACGCGGCGCCTGCCACCCGCAGCACCACCTGCCCCTGGCCCGCCACCGGACGGTCCGCCTCCTCCTGGACCAGCACGTCGCCGGCGCCGTAGGAGTGGTAACGCACTGCCTTCATGATCTCTCCTCCAGATTTGCTTCGAAGTCGAAGCACACATCCCAAGGTAACGTGCTTCGAACTCGAAGCAACGTGATGCTCACCACACTGCTTCGAATTAGAAGCAAGTGGGCGTGAGGAATGATGGAGGGATGACCGAG encodes:
- a CDS encoding NADP-dependent oxidoreductase — its product is MKAVRYHSYGAGDVLVQEEADRPVAGQGQVVLRVAGAAFNLLDAAIRAGKLAEVFPVALPHVPNYDVAGVITEVGADVSGWSVGDAVVAFLPPNAPGGAAEYVAAPAEALAAAPRTGELADAAALPSVGLAAWQALFEHADLKPGQSVLVDGAGGAVGGYAVQLAAKAGATVTAVAGPRSHDRVRSYGADRIIDYTTTPVGTALAGRRFDVVLHLAPTSPDLVPTSPEEIAQLVDLVADGGAFISTTTPGPEDAGRGVRTVRMFTRSDAAQLAELVARVDAGDLKIEVSERRPLHELAAVHNQAAAGRLAGKTVLIP